CCGCCCGCTGAGCGTGGACGATCGTGACGTCCGGATTGACCGGCGGGACGACGTAGATCTCCTCGGAGCCGCCGTCCGGCCCGGGATAGGGCGAAGTCACCTTGCGCAGGGCGCCGTTGACGCCCGGCAGGTCGCTGCCGCCGTAACTGCGCAGCGGATAGAAGGGGAGCCGCTGCGCACCGGCCAGGTAGCGGCAGACCATTCCGTAGTGGCTGTACTCCTCGAAGGCCAGCGGCGCCGGGTCGGCGCGCTCGACCCGGCGCCTCAGCTCACCGAGCGAACCGGCCGAGGAGTTGCCGACGAAGGAGGAGACCAGCCGTGAGACGCAGCCGGCGGCGATCATCTGGTCCACCACGATGTCCGCCGTCATCCGTACGACGGTGAGGTCGCGGCGGCCCTGACGGATGATCTCGTGCCCGGCGGCGGTGGGGATGAGATGGGTGAAGCCCTCGAGGCCGACCGTGGCGCCGTCCTGCACGAAGGCGGCGACCGCCTCCCTCATCGACATGACTTTGCC
This region of Streptomyces ambofaciens ATCC 23877 genomic DNA includes:
- a CDS encoding CoA transferase subunit A; protein product: MSMREAVAAFVQDGATVGLEGFTHLIPTAAGHEIIRQGRRDLTVVRMTADIVVDQMIAAGCVSRLVSSFVGNSSAGSLGELRRRVERADPAPLAFEEYSHYGMVCRYLAGAQRLPFYPLRSYGGSDLPGVNGALRKVTSPYPGPDGGSEEIYVVPPVNPDVTIVHAQRADRLGNTQIWGLTGIQAEAVYAADRAIVVVEELVDERVVRSDPNRTLIPAHAVDAVVVCPRGAHPSFAQGYYDRDNAFYRAWSHMSADPERLREWLDEWVYGTADHAEYAAKLGEEYWAKLAVGEALSEPVDYGRRL